One genomic window of Candidatus Pseudobacter hemicellulosilyticus includes the following:
- a CDS encoding TlpA disulfide reductase family protein codes for MSCQKLLLLLVACIATGMLYAQKEVKPIIITGYHYNVNKSDTMRLTVHRDLITSADLLTDTVLICVTSQFAFRFELPVRDYPVYMSLSTSRFKQQARGEYYDKVLFAEYFLLPGDSVHVQYNQSKVYFSGIGADRLNAWRDLQELRKDLDYLLPVPSIVDNPDAVRKGLWKKDSIQRAAVAFLEKRKSRLSEADYRLLRTELTGDYLFQELRVLRATNFYAFDSTCRQLVLDHYKKTFLDLPLDTAASRINPYSGRYVGSLYVKYCIVDNRYKELTGTPGARQWSVGEQAAAISRRFSGYIREKMLTGHLLHAAQKKALTDSLLHFVTAQVQEPKYRPLLQELKDNFLTGALMTDHAFIDKAGNTVRLSDLRGKVLLLDFWFKGCGGCVSVAKALPEVEKALEGSNVQFVSLSIDKSRKDWLASIDPANPVLAGKPYAYTHYTTASTLYLNTGGSGSDNDFIRKYVPYNGYPTLLVVDVDGKLYSANPPRPDVEGGKEKLIALLKAASGRQ; via the coding sequence ATGTCCTGTCAAAAATTATTGCTGCTGCTGGTAGCTTGTATAGCTACCGGCATGTTATATGCGCAAAAAGAAGTGAAGCCCATTATCATCACTGGTTATCACTATAATGTTAATAAGTCAGATACTATGCGGCTCACGGTCCACCGGGACCTGATCACTTCCGCAGACCTGCTGACAGATACTGTGCTGATCTGCGTTACCAGCCAGTTTGCTTTCCGCTTTGAGCTGCCTGTCAGGGACTATCCTGTGTATATGTCCCTGTCCACTTCCCGCTTCAAACAACAGGCCAGGGGCGAATACTATGATAAAGTGCTGTTTGCGGAGTATTTCCTGCTGCCTGGCGATAGTGTGCATGTGCAGTATAACCAGTCGAAAGTATATTTCAGCGGCATCGGCGCGGACCGGCTCAATGCCTGGCGCGACCTGCAGGAACTCCGCAAGGATCTCGATTATTTGTTGCCGGTACCCTCTATTGTGGACAATCCCGATGCAGTACGTAAAGGGCTGTGGAAAAAGGATAGCATCCAGCGGGCGGCTGTGGCCTTTCTTGAAAAAAGAAAGAGCAGGCTCTCCGAAGCGGACTACAGGCTGTTGCGCACTGAGCTGACAGGCGACTACCTTTTCCAGGAACTGCGCGTCCTGCGGGCAACTAATTTCTATGCCTTTGACAGTACCTGCCGGCAACTGGTGCTGGATCATTATAAAAAGACTTTCCTGGACCTGCCATTGGATACGGCTGCCAGCCGGATCAATCCCTATAGCGGTCGTTATGTGGGCAGCCTTTATGTCAAATACTGCATAGTGGACAACAGGTATAAAGAATTAACCGGAACGCCCGGGGCAAGGCAATGGTCTGTCGGTGAACAGGCTGCTGCCATCAGCCGGCGGTTCAGCGGATATATCCGGGAAAAAATGCTTACGGGTCACCTGCTACACGCTGCCCAAAAGAAAGCGCTGACAGATTCCCTGCTGCATTTTGTGACGGCGCAGGTACAGGAACCGAAGTACCGGCCCCTGTTACAGGAACTGAAGGATAATTTTCTGACGGGCGCCCTGATGACGGATCATGCGTTTATAGATAAAGCGGGCAATACCGTTCGCCTGTCTGACCTGCGTGGAAAAGTGCTGCTGCTGGATTTTTGGTTCAAAGGCTGTGGTGGCTGCGTGTCCGTAGCCAAAGCACTGCCGGAGGTGGAAAAAGCGCTGGAAGGCAGCAATGTGCAGTTTGTCAGCTTATCCATTGACAAGTCCCGGAAGGACTGGCTGGCAAGCATTGATCCTGCTAATCCTGTCCTGGCCGGTAAACCCTATGCCTACACTCATTATACCACGGCATCTACCCTGTACCTGAATACCGGCGGCTCCGGGAGCGATAATGATTTCATCCGGAAATACGTGCCTTACAATGGCTATCCCACACTGCTGGTAGTGGACGTTGATGGGAAATTGTATTCCGCCAATCCGCCCCGGCCGGATGTTGAAGGCGGCAAAGAAAAACTGATAGCCCTGCTCAAGGCGGCATCGGGCAGGCAATAG